The following proteins come from a genomic window of Candidatus Polarisedimenticolaceae bacterium:
- a CDS encoding CDP-alcohol phosphatidyltransferase family protein, which translates to MSEARIKDRVGNWTLANQLTFLRLVAVPIFILAILDARFGAAFWLFVGAGVTDLLDGLVARVFRQQSPLGAYLDPAADKLLLAAGFILLTEYPQLFQQIPMVNRIPVWLT; encoded by the coding sequence ATGAGCGAAGCCCGCATCAAGGACCGGGTCGGGAACTGGACCCTGGCCAACCAGCTGACGTTTCTGCGCTTGGTCGCGGTTCCGATCTTCATCCTCGCGATCCTGGACGCCCGCTTCGGGGCGGCCTTCTGGTTGTTCGTCGGGGCGGGGGTGACCGATCTGCTCGACGGCCTCGTCGCCCGGGTCTTCCGGCAGCAGAGTCCCCTCGGGGCCTACCTCGACCCGGCGGCGGACAAGCTCCTTCTCGCGGCGGGGTTCATCCTCCTGACCGAGTACCCGCAGCTCTTCCAGCAGATCCCGATGGTCAACCGGATTCCGGTCTGGTTGACG
- a CDS encoding PilT/PilU family type 4a pilus ATPase yields MSTQEDGDVMKIDDLLRFMVKQEASDLHLKPMRPPLLRLHGKLLPLKTDPLHPDLLKEMLLGLLTERMRETLEERQAVDFGHSVPGVSRFRATIFFQRGTLSAVFRRVPFEFPSLEDWGLPPVLHEFANLNQGLVLLTGPTGSGKSSTLAALMRLISNTQNCHLVTIEDPIEFLLKDNLGAVTQREVGTDTPTFSDALRNALRQDPDVIMVGEMRDLATVQTVLTAAETGHLVFSTVHTNSAAQTIDRIIDMFPEGNHRQIRQQLGTVLQGVVSMKLVERADGQGLIAAVEVLRHSPRVQKLIHEGNLDALEEEIENSVSYYRMQSMNQSLAALVLRGAVARDTALAASIRPGDLDLMLRKFLYAAEHGGDEPGDAAMAEPLSDFSKILELQEIKKLYDELQERVGADLAEKDDEIRRLREEIATRDAGGAAAGGEMDALRGENERLTKQIQLLRQDYEAKIERLNARLKELSGAAAGAAGAAPRDPGSGFFRR; encoded by the coding sequence ATGAGCACCCAAGAGGACGGCGACGTCATGAAGATCGACGACCTGCTGCGCTTCATGGTCAAGCAGGAGGCGTCCGACCTCCACCTGAAGCCCATGCGGCCGCCGCTCCTGCGACTGCACGGCAAGCTCCTCCCCCTGAAGACCGATCCCCTGCATCCCGACCTCCTGAAGGAGATGTTGCTCGGCCTCCTGACCGAGCGGATGCGGGAGACGCTCGAGGAGCGCCAGGCGGTGGACTTCGGGCACAGCGTGCCGGGCGTCTCCCGCTTCCGCGCGACCATCTTCTTCCAGCGCGGAACGCTCAGTGCGGTCTTCCGCCGCGTCCCGTTCGAGTTTCCGAGCCTCGAGGACTGGGGCCTCCCCCCGGTTCTCCACGAGTTCGCCAACCTGAACCAGGGGCTCGTCCTGCTGACCGGTCCCACGGGCTCCGGGAAGTCGTCGACCCTCGCGGCGCTCATGCGCCTGATCTCGAACACGCAGAACTGCCACCTCGTGACGATCGAGGATCCGATCGAGTTCCTTCTCAAGGACAACCTCGGCGCGGTGACCCAGCGCGAGGTCGGGACCGACACGCCGACCTTCTCCGACGCCCTGCGCAACGCACTGCGCCAGGACCCCGACGTGATCATGGTCGGCGAGATGCGCGACCTCGCGACCGTGCAGACCGTGCTCACCGCCGCGGAGACCGGCCACCTCGTCTTCTCCACGGTGCACACGAACAGCGCGGCCCAGACGATCGACCGCATCATCGACATGTTCCCCGAGGGGAACCACCGCCAGATCCGCCAGCAGCTCGGCACGGTGCTCCAGGGCGTGGTCTCGATGAAGCTCGTCGAGCGCGCCGACGGCCAGGGGTTGATCGCGGCGGTGGAGGTGTTGCGCCATTCCCCCCGCGTGCAGAAGCTCATCCACGAGGGAAACCTCGACGCCCTCGAGGAGGAGATCGAGAACTCGGTTTCCTACTACCGCATGCAGTCGATGAACCAGTCGCTCGCCGCGCTGGTGCTTCGGGGCGCCGTCGCGCGGGACACCGCGCTCGCCGCTTCGATCCGGCCGGGCGACCTCGATCTCATGCTTCGCAAGTTCCTCTACGCCGCCGAGCACGGCGGCGACGAGCCGGGAGATGCCGCCATGGCCGAGCCGCTGAGCGATTTCTCGAAGATCCTCGAGCTGCAGGAGATCAAGAAGCTCTACGACGAGCTTCAGGAGCGCGTCGGCGCCGATCTCGCGGAGAAGGACGACGAGATCCGCAGGCTCCGTGAGGAGATCGCGACCCGGGACGCCGGGGGGGCCGCCGCCGGAGGGGAGATGGACGCGCTCCGGGGCGAGAACGAGCGCCTCACCAAGCAGATCCAACTCCTGCGGCAGGACTACGAGGCGAAGATCGAGCGCCTGAACGCGCGGCTGAAGGAACTGTCCGGCGCCGCCGCCGGAGCGGCCGGTGCGGCTCCCCGCGATCCGGGAAGCGGCTTCTTCAGGCGCTAA
- the hfq gene encoding RNA chaperone Hfq gives MTMDADGGNLQNEFFNAARRDHVLVTVFLANGKKLVGRIRAFDKFTLLLDGPYGEQIVYKHAISTVSHARHGGHGDEGHGGWTAPREPGD, from the coding sequence ATGACGATGGACGCGGACGGTGGGAACCTCCAGAACGAGTTCTTCAACGCGGCGCGCCGGGATCACGTGCTCGTGACCGTCTTCCTCGCCAACGGCAAGAAGCTCGTCGGCCGGATCCGCGCCTTCGACAAGTTCACGCTGCTGCTCGACGGGCCGTACGGCGAGCAGATCGTCTACAAGCACGCGATCTCGACGGTGAGCCACGCCCGGCACGGCGGCCACGGCGACGAGGGGCACGGGGGCTGGACCGCCCCGAGGGAGCCGGGGGATTAG
- the miaA gene encoding tRNA (adenosine(37)-N6)-dimethylallyltransferase MiaA: MRPSDRARTPLLSRPHEEGDGRAAGPDPGGDGRGARHALSPRLLVVAGPTGTGKSDVATALAERLNGEIVGCDALQVYRGFDVATAKPSPADLLRVPHHLVSHVDPLRDYTLADYVRDADRAILGIVSRGRLPIVAGGTGMYLRGLLRGVVDAPARDPELRDRLRRLAERHGAARLHRLLLRCDPESARRLPPADAQRVVRALEIALAGGGRWSERLREEGSWSSGVERYPSLKVVLDLPREVLARRLDARVDGFFAGGLVAEVRRLLAAGIPARANAFKAIGYREVLSALERGIDPESVVDDVRRATRRYAKRQRTWFRSERDALRVDMEPGCEAATRVILECWRSGGV, from the coding sequence ATGCGACCATCCGACCGAGCCCGGACACCTCTACTGTCGCGACCACATGAAGAAGGCGATGGACGAGCTGCGGGACCAGACCCGGGAGGGGATGGTCGGGGGGCGCGGCACGCGCTGAGCCCTCGCCTTCTGGTCGTCGCGGGCCCCACCGGAACCGGGAAGTCCGACGTCGCGACCGCGCTCGCCGAGCGCCTGAACGGCGAGATCGTCGGCTGCGATGCGCTGCAGGTGTACCGGGGGTTCGACGTCGCGACCGCGAAGCCGTCGCCGGCGGATCTCCTGCGGGTCCCGCACCACCTCGTCTCCCACGTCGACCCTCTCCGCGACTACACGCTCGCCGATTACGTGCGCGACGCCGACCGGGCGATCCTCGGGATCGTTTCGCGCGGCCGCCTTCCGATCGTCGCGGGAGGGACCGGGATGTACCTGCGCGGGTTGCTTCGCGGGGTCGTCGACGCCCCGGCCCGCGATCCGGAGCTCCGGGATCGCTTGCGGCGATTGGCCGAACGCCACGGCGCCGCGCGCCTGCACCGCCTGCTCCTTCGATGCGATCCGGAATCGGCGCGACGTCTCCCGCCGGCGGACGCGCAACGCGTCGTGCGGGCCCTCGAGATCGCGTTGGCCGGAGGCGGTCGCTGGAGCGAGCGGCTGCGCGAAGAAGGCTCGTGGTCGTCGGGGGTCGAGCGTTACCCGTCGCTCAAGGTCGTCCTCGACCTTCCCCGGGAGGTCCTCGCGCGCCGCCTCGACGCCCGGGTCGACGGCTTTTTCGCCGGGGGGCTCGTCGCCGAGGTCCGCCGCCTGCTCGCCGCGGGGATTCCCGCGAGGGCCAACGCCTTCAAGGCGATCGGGTACCGCGAGGTGCTCTCCGCGCTGGAGCGGGGGATCGACCCCGAGTCGGTCGTGGACGACGTTCGCCGCGCGACCCGCCGTTACGCCAAGCGCCAGCGCACCTGGTTCCGGAGCGAGCGCGACGCGCTGCGGGTCGACATGGAGCCGGGGTGCGAGGCGGCGACGCGCGTCATCCTCGAATGCTGGCGCTCCGGCGGGGTCTGA
- a CDS encoding SpoIID/LytB domain-containing protein — protein sequence MFSRLVVATVVAGAAVGGAAADAATDAIRALATAASPPGKLIRIGLEPARRVTIRSAKPYRIVDPSTGTAVGNAPQSGEVVVVADGGPEEDAGSIYRVQVAAFETREAAEAEATRLRDRFGVPAVVRFVPDRGSWRVRLGEGDDRASLAPVLEKLRDAGFQGIWIAEEPRREVSGVTLRLVDARWNDTPTARGRLAVVAEPGATIEVGGKGYRGVVELRVDPQGRIRPVNWLELETYLRGVVPSELGPEIWPQLEALKAQAVAARTYAVANLGQFEEGGYDLCATPRCQAYGGASAEHPLSDRAIAATAGEILAWDGKPIAALYTATCGGHTEDAKEIFPEQAAPYLKGVPCRAEADGLAQRKVSISGRPIDPLVDETGTDVTREVALLAAAGVLVGEIHPRAMRHEVGPAELRRWTRALAAVAGRPAPSGPERPTATLAQALAAAARDLGLDERARVLVGDGDAEALLRDASAAALAPEERRIAAYFAWIGLLRPLAGGGFGLAEPASRARIAWLLAGVGDIYEAFSLREATFSGPDGAALRFVQGRGDLSVAVGGSPFVFGTLGGRSVPAPSLQLWPGDRVRFRRGSDGRIDFLELRPPVKGASDDRSAAVYAWDLRRSREELEATIEKRIGVGDLQDLRVKRRGVSGRVVELEVVGSRGTTVVKGFDIRGLLDLRENLVVLEPQRDAQGRLDAVVFAGKGWGHGVGLCQVGAYGMAVRGADYRQILSHYYSGASLTEIP from the coding sequence GTGTTTAGTCGGCTCGTCGTCGCGACCGTCGTCGCGGGCGCCGCCGTCGGCGGCGCCGCGGCCGACGCCGCGACGGACGCGATCCGGGCGCTGGCGACCGCCGCGTCCCCCCCGGGAAAGCTCATCCGCATCGGCCTCGAGCCCGCGCGGCGCGTGACGATACGCTCCGCGAAGCCTTACCGCATCGTCGATCCGTCCACGGGGACGGCCGTCGGGAACGCGCCCCAGTCCGGCGAGGTGGTGGTCGTCGCCGACGGCGGTCCCGAGGAGGACGCGGGCTCGATCTACCGCGTCCAGGTCGCGGCGTTCGAGACGCGGGAGGCCGCGGAAGCCGAGGCCACCCGCCTTCGGGATCGTTTCGGCGTCCCGGCCGTCGTCCGGTTCGTCCCGGACCGCGGCTCCTGGCGGGTGCGGCTCGGGGAGGGGGACGACCGGGCGTCGCTCGCGCCGGTTCTGGAGAAGCTCCGGGACGCCGGATTCCAGGGAATCTGGATCGCCGAGGAGCCGCGTCGCGAGGTGTCGGGGGTCACGCTGCGCCTGGTCGACGCACGGTGGAACGACACGCCCACCGCCCGGGGTCGCCTCGCGGTCGTCGCGGAACCGGGGGCGACGATCGAAGTGGGCGGGAAGGGTTACCGCGGCGTCGTCGAGCTTCGCGTGGATCCCCAGGGACGCATTCGTCCCGTCAACTGGCTGGAGTTGGAGACCTACCTGCGCGGCGTCGTCCCTTCGGAGCTCGGCCCCGAGATCTGGCCGCAGCTCGAGGCACTGAAGGCGCAGGCGGTCGCCGCGCGCACGTACGCCGTCGCGAACCTCGGTCAGTTCGAGGAGGGGGGGTACGACCTCTGCGCGACGCCGCGTTGCCAGGCGTACGGCGGTGCCTCGGCCGAGCATCCGCTTTCCGACCGCGCGATCGCCGCGACGGCGGGCGAGATCCTCGCCTGGGACGGGAAACCGATCGCGGCGCTGTACACCGCGACCTGCGGGGGGCATACCGAGGACGCGAAGGAGATCTTCCCCGAGCAGGCCGCCCCGTACCTCAAGGGGGTCCCGTGCCGCGCGGAGGCCGACGGGCTCGCGCAGCGCAAGGTCTCGATCTCGGGCCGGCCGATCGACCCGCTCGTCGACGAGACCGGAACGGACGTCACGCGGGAGGTCGCGTTGCTCGCGGCGGCCGGCGTGCTCGTCGGCGAGATCCATCCGCGCGCGATGCGGCACGAGGTGGGCCCGGCGGAGCTGCGCCGGTGGACGCGCGCGCTCGCGGCGGTCGCGGGGCGTCCCGCGCCCTCCGGCCCCGAGCGTCCGACGGCGACCCTCGCGCAGGCGCTCGCCGCGGCCGCCCGCGACCTGGGACTCGACGAGCGGGCCCGCGTGCTCGTGGGGGATGGGGACGCCGAGGCGCTCCTGCGGGACGCGTCGGCCGCGGCGCTGGCGCCGGAGGAACGGCGCATCGCCGCCTACTTCGCATGGATCGGCCTGCTGCGGCCGCTCGCCGGCGGAGGATTCGGTCTCGCCGAGCCGGCGAGCCGCGCTCGAATCGCGTGGCTGCTCGCGGGGGTGGGGGACATCTACGAGGCGTTCTCGCTCCGGGAGGCGACCTTCTCCGGTCCCGACGGCGCCGCCCTCCGCTTCGTGCAGGGGCGAGGCGACCTCAGCGTCGCGGTGGGGGGAAGCCCCTTCGTCTTCGGCACCCTCGGAGGCCGATCGGTTCCGGCGCCGTCGCTCCAGTTGTGGCCCGGGGACCGCGTTCGCTTCCGTCGCGGCTCGGACGGTCGCATCGACTTCCTCGAGCTCCGCCCGCCGGTGAAGGGGGCGTCCGACGACCGCAGCGCGGCGGTCTACGCGTGGGACCTCCGGCGCTCGCGCGAGGAGCTCGAGGCGACGATCGAGAAGCGCATCGGCGTCGGGGATCTCCAGGACCTCCGGGTGAAGCGCCGCGGGGTCTCCGGGCGCGTGGTGGAGCTCGAGGTGGTGGGGAGCCGCGGCACGACGGTGGTGAAGGGATTCGACATCCGCGGGTTGCTGGACCTGCGCGAGAACCTCGTCGTCCTGGAGCCCCAGCGCGACGCGCAGGGACGCCTGGACGCGGTCGTCTTCGCCGGAAAGGGGTGGGGGCACGGCGTCGGTCTCTGCCAGGTCGGGGCGTACGGGATGGCCGTCCGCGGAGCCGACTACCGCCAAATCCTCTCCCATTACTATTCCGGCGCCTCGCTGACCGAAATCCCGTGA
- the folE gene encoding GTP cyclohydrolase I, whose translation MDRAKMVEGIRAFVEGLGERFPGDDLEATPERVAKAWEEDLVEGYALDPEAELTWTSAPEGSGLVLVRDIRFASVCVHHLLPFSGVAHVAYLPDGRLAGLSKLGRVVDAHARRLQIQERLTSQILGTLGRVLRPRGALVMLEAEHTCMTLRGVRKESSRLVTLAVSGTYESDASARRDVLDLLARGRV comes from the coding sequence ATGGACCGGGCGAAGATGGTGGAGGGGATCCGGGCGTTCGTCGAGGGGCTCGGCGAGCGGTTTCCCGGCGACGACCTCGAGGCGACCCCCGAGCGCGTCGCGAAGGCGTGGGAGGAGGACCTCGTCGAGGGTTACGCCCTCGATCCGGAGGCCGAGCTGACCTGGACGTCGGCCCCGGAAGGCTCCGGCCTCGTCCTCGTGCGGGACATCCGATTCGCCTCGGTCTGCGTCCACCACCTGCTCCCCTTCTCGGGGGTCGCGCACGTCGCGTACCTCCCGGACGGACGGCTCGCCGGGCTGAGCAAGCTCGGCCGCGTCGTCGACGCGCACGCACGACGGCTCCAGATCCAGGAGCGGTTGACCTCGCAGATCCTCGGGACGCTCGGCCGCGTCCTTCGTCCGCGCGGTGCCCTCGTGATGCTCGAGGCCGAGCACACCTGCATGACCCTGCGCGGCGTACGCAAGGAGTCGAGCCGCCTCGTCACGCTCGCGGTCTCCGGGACCTACGAGTCCGACGCCTCCGCCCGCCGCGACGTGCTCGACCTGCTGGCGCGGGGCCGTGTTTAG
- the queD gene encoding 6-carboxytetrahydropterin synthase QueD → MRVKRLFDFESAHVLPNHPGKCRNLHGHSYRLAVTVDREVDPTSGLAVDFADLKTIVEREVVDLLDHRYLNDLIENPSAENMTVWMWRRLQPALPGLVEIELWETRRCAVVYRGE, encoded by the coding sequence GTGAGGGTCAAGCGGCTCTTCGACTTCGAGTCGGCGCACGTCCTGCCGAATCACCCGGGGAAGTGCCGCAACCTGCACGGCCATTCCTACCGGCTCGCGGTGACCGTCGATCGCGAGGTCGATCCGACGTCGGGCCTCGCGGTCGACTTCGCCGACCTCAAGACGATCGTCGAGCGCGAGGTCGTGGACCTGCTCGACCACCGATACCTCAACGACCTGATCGAGAACCCCAGCGCCGAGAACATGACCGTCTGGATGTGGCGCCGGCTGCAGCCGGCGCTTCCCGGTCTCGTGGAGATCGAGCTGTGGGAGACGCGCCGCTGCGCGGTCGTCTACCGGGGGGAGTGA
- the folB gene encoding dihydroneopterin aldolase, whose amino-acid sequence MRNGDRIFVEGIKFHGFHGLTKLERQVGVRLNVDVSLAYDLTRSGRSDRMSDTLDYAKVYRTVLEVGRGPSHKLLESFALTVLESLLREFPAERATIRVRKETPVIDGIVDAVGVEMSRSRADLGLA is encoded by the coding sequence GTGAGGAACGGCGACCGCATCTTCGTCGAAGGGATCAAGTTTCACGGCTTCCACGGCCTGACCAAGCTCGAGCGCCAGGTGGGGGTTCGGCTGAACGTGGACGTGAGCCTCGCCTACGACCTCACCCGGTCCGGCAGGTCCGACCGCATGTCGGACACCCTCGATTACGCGAAGGTCTACCGTACGGTGCTCGAGGTCGGCCGCGGCCCCTCCCACAAGCTTCTCGAGTCGTTCGCCCTCACCGTGCTCGAGAGCCTGCTGCGGGAGTTCCCGGCGGAGCGCGCGACGATCCGGGTGCGCAAGGAAACGCCGGTCATCGACGGGATCGTCGACGCCGTCGGGGTGGAGATGAGCCGCTCGCGCGCCGACCTGGGGCTGGCGTGA